In the Ipomoea triloba cultivar NCNSP0323 chromosome 6, ASM357664v1 genome, one interval contains:
- the LOC116022552 gene encoding uncharacterized protein LOC116022552 isoform X2, producing the protein MPSLIFCHVPPSSLHSKSDGSLFFLFPLSSLCSILPFFPPLLDTFGFRSQSHSQIHFLSIRHHNLPQTTHCFLPCDLRHNWNSENSVAMRERSNGLRNLASPDKGDKRGGAHNNNHTRGIHNNDNNQHHHHGGGGGSVSSETGHESKKGGSSSGSDAIPVVWPPKFVIALTNKEKEEDFMAIKGSKLPQRPKKRAKFIQRTLNLISPGAWLCDLSLERYEVREKKVSKKRPRGLKAMGNMDSDSE; encoded by the exons ATGCCCTCCCTAATCTTCTGCCACGTACCCCCTTCCTCCCTACATTCTAAATCCGACGGCTCCCTCTTCTTTCTCTTTCCCCTTTCTTCTCTCTGTAGTATATTACCTTTTTTTCCTCCTCTGCTGGACACGTTTGGATTCAGATCTCAGTCACACTCGCAGATACACTTTCTTTCTATTCGTCACCATAATCTCCCCCAAACAAcccattgttttcttccctgcGATCTAAGGCATAATTG GAATTCTGAGAATTCAGTTGCTATGAGAGAACGGAGCAACGGGCTGAGGAATTTGGCTTCTCCTGATAAAGGAGATAAGAGAGGCGGTGCACATAATAACAACCATACCAGGGGCATCCACAATAATGATAACAACCAGCATCACCACCACGGCGGCGGTGGTGGGTCGGTTTCATCGGAGACGGGGCATGAGAGCAAGAAAGGAGGGTCCTCCTCCGGCAGTGATGCAATTCCGGTGGTTTGGCCGCCTAAGTTCGTTATTGCGCTTACCAATAAGGAGAAAGAGGAGGATTTCATGGCCATCAAAGGATCCAAGCTTCCTCAGCGACCCAAAAAACGAGCCAAATTCATCCAGCGTACTCTCAAT TTAATTAGTCCTGGAGCATGGCTATGCGATCTTTCCCTCGAGCGTTATGAAGTAAGAGAGAAAAAGGTCTCGAAGAAG AGACCTAGAGGGTTGAAGGCAATGGGAAACATGGATTCCGATTCAGAGTAG